The proteins below are encoded in one region of Roseofilum capinflatum BLCC-M114:
- the rfbB gene encoding dTDP-glucose 4,6-dehydratase, which translates to MENRNSRRVLVTGGAGFIGSNFVQYWCDRYPEDRMVVLDALTYAGNLANLQPVKDRPQFRFVQGDIGDRSLIDQLLAEEQIDTLAHFAAESHVDRSILGPGAFVQTNVVGTFTLLEAFRQHYPTLSDKGLFLHVSTDEVYGSLGPSDRAFQETTPYAPNSPYSASKAGSDHLVRAYYHTYNLPTIITNCSNNYGPYQFPEKLIPLMTLNTLIGKNLPVYGDGQNIRDWLYVIDHCSALDVVIHKGKPGETYNVGGNNEVKNIDLVTILCDLMDELAPQLPVRPCRNLITFVKDRLGHDRRYAIDSTKIQTELGWQPSVTVEEGLRQTLKWYLDHQDWWQPLLSQDYQDYYRQVYEGC; encoded by the coding sequence ATGGAAAATCGTAATTCTCGTCGTGTTTTGGTTACCGGTGGTGCGGGGTTTATTGGCTCGAATTTTGTCCAGTATTGGTGCGATCGCTACCCGGAAGATCGGATGGTGGTCTTGGATGCGCTCACCTATGCGGGGAATTTGGCTAATTTACAGCCGGTGAAGGATCGTCCTCAATTTCGCTTTGTACAGGGGGATATCGGCGATCGCTCCCTCATTGACCAACTTTTAGCCGAAGAACAAATTGACACCCTGGCTCACTTCGCTGCCGAATCCCATGTAGACCGCTCTATCCTTGGGCCAGGGGCATTTGTGCAAACCAATGTGGTCGGTACATTTACCCTCTTAGAAGCTTTCCGCCAACATTATCCTACTCTATCCGATAAGGGCTTATTTTTGCATGTCTCTACCGATGAAGTGTATGGTTCTTTAGGGCCGAGCGATCGCGCCTTTCAAGAAACCACCCCCTACGCCCCCAACAGCCCCTATTCTGCCTCGAAAGCGGGGAGCGATCACCTAGTTCGCGCCTATTATCATACCTATAATTTACCCACGATTATTACCAATTGCTCCAATAATTATGGCCCCTATCAGTTTCCTGAAAAGCTGATTCCCTTGATGACCCTTAACACCTTAATCGGCAAAAACTTACCCGTTTACGGCGATGGTCAAAACATCCGAGATTGGCTTTATGTAATTGACCATTGCAGCGCTCTAGATGTGGTTATTCATAAAGGAAAACCAGGGGAAACCTACAATGTAGGGGGAAATAATGAAGTTAAAAATATTGACTTAGTGACCATTTTATGCGATCTGATGGATGAACTCGCGCCCCAGCTCCCTGTACGTCCCTGTCGGAATCTGATTACGTTTGTGAAGGATAGACTGGGACACGATCGCCGCTACGCGATCGATTCGACTAAAATTCAAACGGAACTCGGTTGGCAACCTTCAGTTACCGTGGAAGAAGGACTACGGCAAACCCTGAAATGGTATTTAGATCATCAAGATTGGTGGCAACCTCTACTGTCCCAAGACTATCAGGATTATTACCGCCAAGTTTATGAAGGGTGTTAG